The Fervidobacterium gondwanense DSM 13020 genome includes a window with the following:
- a CDS encoding methionine synthase gives MKIFIPEKVHYMPPKKIYLARTGAVYSKVLNDEKLMEVANSIYLKGLQIAKPVVYWNIYDKSSLRSDMIPSKYHAYKIFLIFVSTLGREVDEEIENLSKISTLQATLLDSWGSEALESLNDNFEKFFKKEHKAELTMRFSPGYGDLDLTVNKDYVKLLGIEDKIRVLDSGLMIPRKTTTCIAAIIE, from the coding sequence TTGAAAATATTCATCCCGGAGAAAGTACACTACATGCCACCGAAAAAAATCTACCTTGCCCGCACAGGAGCTGTGTACTCAAAAGTTCTTAATGATGAAAAACTTATGGAAGTGGCAAATAGTATCTACCTCAAAGGACTACAAATTGCCAAACCAGTCGTTTATTGGAACATTTATGATAAAAGCTCTCTAAGATCAGACATGATACCTTCTAAGTACCACGCCTACAAAATCTTTCTCATTTTTGTTTCAACACTCGGAAGAGAAGTAGATGAAGAAATTGAGAATTTGTCAAAGATTTCAACACTACAAGCAACACTTTTAGATTCATGGGGTTCTGAAGCACTTGAATCGCTCAATGACAATTTTGAAAAGTTCTTTAAAAAAGAGCACAAAGCTGAACTAACAATGCGCTTTTCTCCTGGATATGGCGATTTGGATTTAACTGTGAATAAAGATTACGTCAAATTACTCGGTATCGAAGACAAAATTAGAGTATTGGACTCTGGATTGATGATTCCGAGAAAGACCACAACGTGCATTGCGGCTATCATAGAATGA
- a CDS encoding ArsR/SmtB family transcription factor translates to MLGLLKNEELLRHVAEFFNVLSDETRLKIINSLMDDEKTVSEIVLTVGISQSAVSHQLRLLRQFGIVKYRKVGKYVYYSIDDEHVEKVINQAFEHIEHKNAKE, encoded by the coding sequence TTGTTGGGACTATTAAAGAACGAAGAATTATTGAGACATGTTGCCGAGTTTTTTAATGTTCTTTCTGATGAGACAAGGCTTAAGATAATTAACTCACTTATGGACGACGAGAAGACAGTTTCTGAAATAGTACTAACTGTTGGAATTAGCCAGTCGGCTGTGTCCCATCAATTGCGTTTACTTCGACAATTTGGGATTGTGAAGTACAGAAAAGTTGGAAAGTACGTATACTATTCCATAGATGATGAGCATGTTGAAAAGGTCATCAATCAAGCATTTGAACATATCGAACATAAGAATGCAAAAGAGTGA
- a CDS encoding alanyl-tRNA editing protein — protein sequence MLIHKRYFESTVEITRIEEKDGKFYAYANASPFYPDGKGGQLGDRGKIAGVDVFHVFEKDNEIVHQIAGTITPGIHEVIVDQKRRKDIAQQHTGQHILSAAFLEVADIETVSFHMGEEYSTIDLDVPFLESEVISEAEELANRVTQSCYTIEEIITDIEGSKNYNLRKPLSDKVTGEVRLIKIDNFDVSACGGFHLNNTGEVGLIKVIDAEKVKGNLTRIYAVAGKRALKYFQKYNSVLKKLSKMLTSSVGELELRVEKLLNQSRDQALLLSKISQEYATVLSQNLSNKGLVYLEGYTEVGNFLAKIGNFEDSILVFYDNSKYIIASKKYDVRNFVSKLIEKFGGKGGGKSEFANYQPTKKLKFEELEEVYHEVYNRD from the coding sequence TTGCTCATACACAAGAGGTATTTTGAGAGCACGGTAGAAATTACAAGAATCGAGGAAAAAGACGGAAAGTTTTATGCATATGCGAATGCATCACCGTTTTATCCAGACGGTAAGGGTGGCCAGCTCGGTGACAGGGGGAAGATTGCAGGAGTAGATGTTTTTCATGTTTTTGAAAAAGATAACGAAATTGTCCATCAGATTGCTGGCACTATCACACCAGGTATCCATGAAGTCATTGTCGATCAAAAGCGACGTAAAGATATCGCCCAGCAACATACCGGACAGCATATTCTCTCAGCTGCGTTCTTAGAGGTTGCGGATATAGAAACCGTCAGTTTCCACATGGGCGAGGAGTATTCAACTATAGATCTCGACGTTCCATTTTTGGAAAGCGAAGTCATCTCAGAGGCAGAAGAGCTCGCCAATAGAGTTACACAATCTTGTTATACAATAGAAGAGATAATAACGGACATTGAGGGGTCTAAGAATTACAACCTGAGAAAACCCTTAAGCGATAAAGTTACCGGAGAAGTTAGGCTTATAAAAATAGACAACTTCGACGTTTCTGCGTGTGGTGGATTTCATCTTAACAATACTGGCGAGGTAGGTTTGATAAAAGTAATAGATGCTGAGAAAGTCAAGGGTAATCTCACAAGGATCTACGCAGTCGCTGGGAAGAGGGCGTTGAAATACTTTCAAAAATACAATTCCGTCTTAAAAAAACTTTCCAAAATGCTCACATCTTCAGTGGGCGAATTGGAACTGCGTGTGGAAAAGCTTTTGAACCAGAGCAGAGACCAAGCTTTACTACTTTCTAAGATTTCGCAGGAATACGCAACTGTTTTGAGTCAGAATTTGTCAAATAAAGGTCTGGTATACTTAGAAGGATACACAGAAGTTGGGAATTTCTTAGCTAAAATTGGAAATTTCGAAGACAGCATTTTAGTATTTTACGATAACAGCAAATACATAATTGCTTCTAAAAAATACGATGTAAGAAATTTTGTATCAAAGTTAATAGAGAAATTTGGTGGAAAAGGTGGTGGAAAGAGCGAATTTGCTAACTACCAACCTACCAAAAAGTTAAAATTTGAAGAACTTGAAGAAGTATATCATGAGGTGTACAATAGAGATTGA
- a CDS encoding cation diffusion facilitator family transporter: MSEKKADRTDAVNHVHSHDHIHSHHDHGDGVSNLSPTQFTFVVLLNLGITLAEIIGGLIAGSLALVSDAMHNLSDSLSLVISYFAFKLSGKSANTRKTFGYKRANIVAALFNASTLLIIGVLLIREAIERFVNPVEINSEIVLVVGTIGLIANLLSMVILRRWSKSSLNIRSAYLHMLTDALSSVAVLIGAVMIWIFDLKFIDPILTIGISLYLLKESFEILRESVSILMQSAPSEIEVERVVRKLNEIENIKDIHHVHIWRLDEKSIFFEGHVNLTEDITVSKSMEIYEKIKHELDEEFGITHVTIQFEYNGCSASGVIDCK, translated from the coding sequence GTGAGTGAGAAAAAAGCTGATAGAACAGATGCTGTAAATCATGTCCATAGTCATGACCATATCCATTCACACCATGACCATGGAGATGGTGTCTCAAACCTGAGTCCGACACAATTTACTTTTGTTGTCCTTCTAAACCTTGGAATAACGCTCGCGGAGATAATCGGAGGTTTAATTGCTGGAAGTTTAGCACTCGTATCGGATGCGATGCACAATTTGAGTGATTCTCTGTCATTGGTAATATCGTACTTTGCCTTTAAATTATCAGGGAAAAGTGCAAATACGAGAAAGACATTTGGTTATAAGAGGGCAAACATAGTTGCAGCGCTGTTTAACGCATCGACTCTCTTGATAATAGGTGTATTGTTAATACGGGAAGCTATCGAACGTTTTGTAAATCCAGTAGAAATAAATTCCGAGATTGTCTTAGTTGTTGGAACGATAGGTTTGATTGCTAATTTACTCAGCATGGTCATACTAAGAAGATGGTCAAAAAGTAGTCTTAACATAAGGTCAGCGTATTTGCACATGTTAACTGACGCTCTTTCTTCGGTAGCAGTCCTTATAGGTGCGGTGATGATATGGATTTTCGATTTGAAATTTATAGACCCTATCTTAACGATAGGGATTTCGCTATACCTTCTTAAAGAAAGTTTTGAAATTCTAAGAGAATCAGTTTCAATCCTGATGCAAAGTGCTCCGAGCGAAATTGAAGTAGAAAGAGTTGTGAGAAAACTTAATGAGATAGAGAATATAAAAGACATCCACCACGTACATATCTGGAGGCTCGATGAAAAGAGCATCTTCTTTGAGGGGCATGTGAATTTGACAGAAGATATCACGGTTAGCAAATCTATGGAGATTTATGAAAAGATAAAGCACGAACTCGATGAAGAATTTGGAATAACGCATGTTACAATTCAGTTCGAATATAACGGCTGCTCTGCTTCTGGTGTAATAGACTGCAAATGA
- a CDS encoding homocysteine S-methyltransferase family protein — translation MERLTRKKFAEILSQQVLFLDGAYGTEFFKRGHIKGRDPIEILNIKSPDVVEELQTEYVRAGVDFLLTNTFSGNRHKLKKLGYEDYFQAINENAVKIAKKSASVSKKQVYVLGDISSLGELLQPIGELDSKYVYDILKEQVELLVRAGVDGIIIETMSDLKEAKLAYLAARDVSSDIPILVSMTFEENGVTVTGTSLEVYISLFNDLDVDAVGINCTLTPDKMLPLVKKLSQFSTKPIFVEPNAGKPILGPDGKLTYKTTPEEFTIYIEDYVELGANIVGGCCGTAPEHIMYMTHHIGVRTPKRRKIEELNVVSNRTYMVNLEPFLVIGERINASAKKKLHAQIKEFNFENVKKQAKDQEAEGAQVLDVNLGLESVLTDEHFRKIILELDKIVSLPLSLDIQFNNFLETALFEYVGRPLINSSKALKEDLDEKIRLMKRYGGVLIVLAMGKEIPKSAKERYEIAKQAVEYLEENGISRSRVYVDPLVLPIGANQDYQVTLDTIKMLVNDGIKTSIGLSNFSFGMPNRESLNASFLSLAMYFGLSAAILNTAEQTTMNILSGMKKILKKELTDTAVGSSENELVTYILKADSANAERNVFSFLDTLTPIEIAQSVLTKAMEEIGNLYSANKIYLPHLILAAETVKPIFNKLLSMIKEKDSVKLGKVMLATVEGDIHDIGKKIVATVLESAGFEVIDIGKDVPAGEIVKKFFEIKPDIIGLSAMMTTTVVQVGNVVTALRENNIHVPVISGGASMNEELARKFGSYYAKDAQEAVRLCKKLLSLEN, via the coding sequence TTGGAGAGGTTAACACGAAAGAAATTTGCGGAAATATTATCTCAGCAGGTCCTTTTCTTAGACGGTGCGTACGGTACGGAATTTTTTAAGAGGGGGCATATAAAGGGAAGGGATCCGATAGAGATTTTGAACATAAAATCCCCTGACGTTGTTGAAGAACTCCAAACTGAGTACGTGAGAGCCGGTGTTGACTTTCTATTAACGAACACGTTCAGCGGCAATCGTCATAAATTAAAGAAGCTCGGATATGAAGATTATTTCCAAGCAATAAACGAAAACGCTGTGAAAATAGCCAAGAAGTCTGCAAGCGTTTCTAAGAAACAGGTTTATGTGTTAGGTGACATTTCCTCGCTGGGCGAGTTGTTGCAACCGATAGGAGAACTCGATTCTAAGTATGTTTACGATATTTTAAAGGAACAAGTTGAACTCTTAGTCAGAGCAGGTGTTGACGGAATAATAATCGAAACAATGAGCGATTTAAAAGAAGCGAAACTTGCTTATTTAGCCGCAAGAGATGTTTCATCCGATATACCGATTCTTGTAAGTATGACTTTTGAAGAAAACGGAGTCACTGTAACAGGTACGAGTCTGGAAGTTTACATATCGTTATTCAACGACTTAGACGTAGATGCGGTAGGCATTAATTGTACACTTACACCGGACAAGATGCTTCCACTTGTGAAAAAATTGTCTCAGTTCTCAACTAAACCCATATTTGTAGAACCAAACGCCGGTAAACCAATACTTGGACCAGATGGAAAGCTTACTTACAAGACAACCCCGGAGGAATTCACAATTTACATAGAAGATTACGTAGAACTTGGAGCAAACATTGTTGGTGGATGTTGTGGTACCGCTCCAGAGCATATCATGTACATGACACATCACATTGGAGTAAGGACTCCTAAAAGAAGAAAAATTGAGGAACTTAACGTCGTGAGCAACAGAACTTACATGGTAAATCTCGAACCGTTTCTGGTTATCGGAGAACGCATAAACGCATCAGCAAAGAAGAAACTGCACGCTCAAATAAAAGAATTCAATTTTGAGAACGTTAAAAAACAAGCTAAAGATCAAGAAGCAGAAGGCGCGCAAGTCTTGGACGTTAACCTTGGACTTGAGAGTGTACTTACCGATGAACATTTCAGAAAGATTATACTGGAACTCGATAAAATAGTGAGTCTTCCTTTGTCACTCGATATACAATTCAACAACTTCCTTGAGACTGCTCTCTTTGAATACGTAGGAAGACCGCTCATAAACTCTTCTAAGGCGTTAAAAGAAGACTTAGACGAGAAGATACGATTGATGAAACGTTATGGCGGCGTGTTGATTGTTCTGGCAATGGGAAAGGAAATACCAAAGAGTGCGAAAGAAAGGTATGAAATTGCTAAACAAGCAGTAGAATACTTAGAAGAAAACGGTATATCGCGCTCTCGTGTATACGTGGATCCTTTAGTTTTGCCTATAGGTGCTAACCAAGACTACCAAGTAACTTTAGACACCATAAAGATGCTTGTCAATGATGGGATAAAGACGAGTATAGGTTTGTCGAATTTCAGTTTTGGAATGCCGAACAGAGAGAGCCTAAATGCATCATTCTTAAGCTTGGCAATGTATTTTGGCCTTTCAGCCGCTATATTGAACACCGCGGAACAGACAACGATGAATATTTTGTCCGGTATGAAAAAGATCCTTAAGAAGGAATTGACGGATACGGCAGTTGGATCTTCAGAGAATGAACTTGTAACATATATCTTAAAAGCAGACTCAGCGAATGCAGAAAGGAATGTTTTTTCCTTCTTGGACACACTAACGCCTATTGAAATAGCTCAAAGTGTCTTGACAAAAGCCATGGAGGAGATAGGAAATCTGTATTCAGCTAATAAGATATACCTCCCGCATCTTATCCTTGCAGCTGAGACTGTTAAACCGATATTTAATAAACTGCTTTCAATGATAAAGGAAAAAGATTCTGTAAAGCTCGGAAAGGTCATGCTCGCTACCGTTGAAGGAGATATACATGACATTGGTAAGAAAATTGTCGCAACAGTACTTGAAAGTGCTGGTTTCGAAGTTATAGATATCGGAAAAGACGTACCAGCTGGCGAGATTGTAAAGAAGTTCTTTGAAATAAAACCGGATATTATAGGGCTGTCTGCAATGATGACAACAACCGTGGTGCAAGTCGGAAATGTCGTCACAGCTCTCAGAGAAAACAATATTCATGTACCCGTTATTTCTGGTGGAGCATCTATGAACGAAGAACTTGCAAGGAAATTCGGCTCGTATTATGCAAAAGATGCACAAGAAGCTGTTAGATTATGCAAGAAATTGTTAAGTCTTGAGAATTGA